One Nerophis ophidion isolate RoL-2023_Sa linkage group LG23, RoL_Noph_v1.0, whole genome shotgun sequence genomic window carries:
- the kcnj12b gene encoding ATP-sensitive inward rectifier potassium channel 12, translated as MNVGRSHQHSFLSCEEEGLRLTSMPAVGTFGNGKIHTRRQRQSRFVGKAGGCNIHFSNMDDKSQRYISDFFTTCVDIRWRYMFLLFSLVFVVSWLMFGLAFWVVGLLHGDMDRPAGDVVPCVTQVNTFLAAFLFSIETQTTIGYGSRCVTEECPVAVFMVVFQSIVGCVIDAFMIGAIMAKMARPKKRAQTLLFSHNAVIAMRDGKLSLMFRVANLRKSHIVEAHVRAQMVKPRYTEEGEYIPLDQIDMNVGYDRGTDRLFLVAPLTVIHEIDEDSPLFGVSKQDLETSDFEIVIILEGLVEATAMTTQARSSYLSSEVLWGHRFEPLIFEDKGQYRIDYAYFHKTFEVPSTPRCSARDMEGGKLPTSGANSFCYENELAFISRDEEDEQEADFDSAEDRQCSTELLSEHADGRELKYNVESKI; from the coding sequence ATGAACGTGGGAAGAAGCCACCAGCACAGCTTCCTGTCCTGTGAAGAAGAAGGCCTGAGACTGACCAGCATGCCCGCCGTGGGCACTTTCGGGAATGGAAAGATCCACACCAGACGCCAAAGACAGAGCCGCTTCGTGGGCAAGGCGGGGGGGTGCAACATCCACTTCTCCAACATGGACGACAAGTCCCAACGCTACATATCTGACTTCTTCACCACGTGCGTGGACATTCGCTGGCGCTACATGTTCCTGCTCTTCAGTCTGGTGTTCGTGGTGTCCTGGCTCATGTTCGGCCTGGCCTTCTGGGTGGTCGGCCTCCTGCACGGCGACATGGACCGTCCCGCCGGCGACGTGGTGCCGTGTGTCACGCAGGTCAACACCTTCCTGGCCGCTTTCCTCTTCTCCATCGAGACCCAGACCACCATTGGCTACGGCTCCCGGTGCGTGACGGAAGAGTGCCCCGTTGCCGTCTTCATGGTGGTGTTCCAGTCCATCGTAGGCTGCGTGATCGACGCCTTCATGATCGGCGCCATCATGGCCAAGATGGCGAGGCCTAAGAAGCGGGCGCAGACTCTGCTGTTCAGCCACAACGCGGTCATCGCCATGCGTGACGGCAAGTTGAGCCTCATGTTTAGGGTGGCCAACCTGAGAAAAAGCCACATTGTGGAGGCTCACGTCCGGGCCCAGATGGTGAAGCCTCGTTACACGGAGGAGGGTGAGTACATCCCTCTGGACCAGATCGACATGAACGTTGGCTACGACAGAGGCACCGACCGCCTCTTTCTGGTGGCGCCTCTCACCGTCATCCACGAGATCGACGAGGACAGCCCGCTCTTTGGCGTCAGCAAGCAAGACCTGGAGACGTCCGACTTTGAGATCGTGATCATCCTGGAAGGCCTGGTGGAAGCCACCGCCATGACCACACAGGCGCGCAGCTCCTACCTGTCCTCCGAGGTCCTTTGGGGCCACCGCTTTGAGCCTCTCATTTTCGAGGACAAGGGCCAGTACAGGATAGATTACGCCTACTTCCACAAGACTTTCGAGGTGCCGTCTACGCCCAGGTGCAGCGCCAGGGACATGGAAGGCGGGAAGTTGCCTACCTCGGGCGCCAACTCCTTCTGCTACGAGAACGAGCTGGCCTTCATCAGCAGGGACGAAGAGGACGAGCAGGAGGCAGACTTTGACAGCGCCGAAGACAGACAGTGTTCCACGGAGCTGCTGAGCGAGCACGCCGACGGGCGGGAGCTGAAATACAACGTAGAGTCAAAGATCTAA